Part of the Streptomyces antimycoticus genome, GCGGGGTGGCCGTCGCCACGATTCCGGTGCTGCACTTCGCCGGGCTGCTGCGGTTCTGGCAGCTCTGTGCGCTGATGGCGTTCTGCGGACTGCTCCACGCACCGGGTGAGACCGCCCGCCAGGTACTCGTCCCCGCGCTGGCCGAACGGGCGGGCACCACCCTCAGCCGCGCCGCCAGCTTCTACGACGGGGCCTCGCGCGGGGCCCGGATGCTGGGCGCGGCGGTCGGGGGCTGCTGATCGCGCTGCTCGGCCCGCCCGCCGTACTGCTGCTGGACGCGGCGACGTTCGCGGCCTCCGCACTGCTGATCATGGCGGGGCTGCGCGGGCTGCCCGCCGCCGCGCCGCGCAAGCCCGTCGTGCCGGTGTCCGCCCGCGCCTACCGCGCGGAGCTGCGCGAGGGGTACCGCTTCCTGCTGCACCATCGGCTGCTGCTGGCCATCGTGCTGATGGTCATGGTCACCAACGGCCTGGACCAGGGCCTGTCCTCCGTACTGCTGCCCGTCCACGCCGAGCGGCATCTGGGCGGTTCGGTGCAACTGGGGCTGCTCACCGCGCTGTTCGGCGGCGGTGCGCTGGTGGGGGCGCTGCTGTACGGGGCGGTGGGCGACCGCTTTTCGCGCCGGACCGTCTTCGCGGTGAGCTTCCTGGTGTGCGGGCTGCCGCGCTTCCTGATCGCCGCGTTCGTTCCCGGTGTGTCCCCGCTCGCCGTGACGATGGCGGCCAGTGGGGTCGCGGCCGGGATGCTCAACCCGATCCTGACCACGGTGACCTACGAGGCCGTCCCCGATGAGCTGCGCAGCCGGGTCTCGGGCGCGCTCACCGCGGGGGTGTGGGTGGTGATGCCGCTCGGCGGGCTCGCGGCCGGGTGTCTGGTGGAGGGGGTGGGGCTGACCGCCGCCTTCCTGGTGACGGGCGGGGTCTACTTCCTGGCCACGCTCAGCCCGCTGGTCTTCCCGGCCTGGCGCGGGATGGACGAGGGGCAGCGGTGGACAAGGGGGCGACGGTTGACGAGAGGACGGCGGCGGACAAGGCGACGGCGGTGGACGAGAGGAGGGCGGCACCGCTCAGCAGTGCGGGACCGCGCCGCCCGACCGCAGCGCCCGCAGAGCCGTCACGGCACCCTTGAGCGTGGTGACGGGGATCAGCCGCAGCCCCTTGGGCAGTTCGGCGGTGGCGTCGGCGCATTCGGCCTTCGGCACCAGGAAGACCGTGGCGCCGTCCCGCTTGGCGGCCTGCGTCTTCAGCGGGACCCCGCCCACGGCCCCGACCTTGCCCTTGGCGTCGATGGTGCCGGTGCCCGCGATCGTCCGGCCGCCGGTGAGATCGCCGCCGCGGCCGTCCCCGTCCAGCTTGTCGATCACGCCGAGGGAGAAGAGCAGCCCGGCGCTCGGCCCGCCGACGTCGGCCAGGCGCAGGGTGACCTTGACGTCGCGCGGGGAGCGGTGGAGATAGCCGAGCGCGGCGCTGGTGGCCGAGGACTGGGACTCCCGCATCTCCTCGGCGTTGTGCCGCTCGATCTCCTTGGTGGTGCCGCCGACGTAGACCGAGTCATGCGGCATGACGGCGCGGTCGGTGGCGAACCAGCCGCTGATCACGTCCTTCAGCCGCACGGTGGCGTCCGGTCCGGTGGCCAGGATCGTCGTCATCCGCAGTTGCCCGGTGGTCTTGCGGGTGCCGCTCCCCGAGATGCTGATCACCTGCTTGCCGCGGTCGGCGCCGAGGACGTTCACGGTCGAACCGGGCTGGGCCACGGTGAACGGCAGCGGGGCGAACGCGGCCACCGCGAGCAGGGCGAGCACGGGCGCGGAGCAGAGCGCGAGGATGCGGGCGCGGGGGAGACGGCAGGCATGGTGCGAATCTAGTTGACCGCCGGGACGGACGGGGCGCCGCCCCGATCCGCGAAGGCTGGGCGGGCGGCGGATGCGGGCCCTGGCGGGCGGCGGACACGGGCCCTGGCAGACGGCGGACACGGGCCCTGGCAGGCGGCGGACACGGGCCCTGGCAGACGGCGGACACGGGCCCTGGCAGACGGCGGACACGGGCCCTAACGGGCGGCGGACACGGGCCCTGGCAGACGGCGGACACGGGCCCTGGCAGACGGCGGACACGGGCCCTAACGGGCGGCGGACACGGGCCCTGGCAGACGGCGGACACGGGCCCTAACGGGCGGCGGACACGGGCCCTGGCAGACGGCGGACACGGGCCCTAACGGGCGGCGGACACGGGCCCTGGCAGACGGCGGACACGGGCCCTAACGGGCGGCGGACACGGGCCCTGGCAGACGGCGGACACGGGCCCTAACGGGCGGCGGACACGGGCCCTGGCAGACGGCGGACACGGGCCCTGGCAGACGGCGGACACGGGCCCTGGCAGACGGCGGACACGGGCCCTGGCGGACGGCGGGCGCGGACGGCCGGCTCAGCTCGTGACGCCCGGCCGACGCGGGCAGGCGCACGGCGCCCGGCCAAGGGCGCCGGGCTCACGGCTCCCGGCCGCATGACCGCCCCCTGGGCCGACCCGGGGGCGGGGCGGCCATGGCGTACCGCGCCCATCGAGGCCGCCACCACGGCGTGGTGTGCCACGCCGGACGCTCAGCTCAGGGCGTCCGAGACCTCTCGGGCCGCGTCCACGACCCGCGGGCCGACCCGGTCCGGTACCGAGTCGCAGAGCATGACGACCCCGACGCTGCCCTCGATCCCCGTCACCCCGATGAGCGGGGCTGCCGCGCCGCTCGCGCCCGCCTCCAGTTCGCCGTGGGTGAGGGCGTACCCGGGGTCGTCGGGGCGGCCGGCGCGGGCGGCGAGGATCGCGCGCCCGGCGGCGCCCCGGTCGAGCGGATGCCGGAATCCGGCCCTGTAGGCCACGTGGTAGTCGGTCCAGGTCGGCTCGACGACCGCGACGGCGAGGGCCTCGGTGCCGTCGACCAGAGTGAGGTGGGCGGTCGCGCCGACGTCCTCGGCGAGGGAGCGCAGCGCGGGCAGCGCCGCCTCCCGTACGAGCGGATGCACCTGGCGGCCGAGCTGCAGCACCCCCAGCCCGACGCGCGCCCGTCCGCCGATGTCCCGGCGGACGAGGGAGTGCTGCTCAAGGGTGGCCAGCAGCCGGTAGACCACGGTGCGATTGACGCCGAGCTTGTTGGACAGCTCGGTCACGGTCAGCCCGTGGTCGGTGTCGGCGAGCAGTTTGAGGACGCGCAGTCCCCGATCGAGCGTCTGAGAGGTCTCCGCGGTCACGACGCCCCCTCCTCGGTGATGAGTGGCGGCTCTTCGCGCGGTGTGCCCGCCGGTCCCGACGACGGCGCGCGAAGAGGCCGCCGGTCGCGGTGGTCACGCACCGGCTGCGCTCCGCGGCGGCGCTGCCACGGGGCGTGTGCGTGCCCGAACGCTAGCGAGCCGGTCCGCTTTGCGGAAGGGTTTGTCCAGAATCCGAGCAGAACTGCCAAAGAGAACGACATGGGAGCATCCCGAATCACCCGGGTTTATCCGGATTGACAAGGGGGGCGTGCGACCGGTTCATGAAACTTTTCGAAAAGGGGTTGCGCTGAGGCGGATCCGCCCGCCTCAGCGCTTACGCATACCGATGCGAATACGGGCACGGACGCGTATCCGCGTCACCGCATCCGCGTCGCCCACTCCTGCACCTTCTTGATCCGCTCGCGGATCTGCCCCGCCGTCGCCTCCGCGCTCGGCGGGCCGCCGCACACCCGGCGCAGCTCGGTGTGGATCACGCCATGCGGCTTACCGCTCTGGTGGACATACGCCCCGACCAGCGTGTTGAGCTGCTTGCGCAGCTCCAGCAGCTCCTTGTGGGTGACCACCGGCCGCCGCTCCGCCGGGAGCTCCAGCAGATCCGCCTCCGCGTCCGGCTTCTTGCGGCTGTGCGCGATCTGCTTGGCCTGCCGCTTCTGGAGCAGCATCTGCACCTGGTCGGGTTCGAGAAGCCCGGGGATGCCGAGGTAGTCCTGCTCCTCGTCGCTGCCCGGATGCGCCTGCATGCCGAACTCGGCGCCGTCGTACAGCACCCGGTCGAAGACCGCGTCCGACTCCAGTGCCTCGAAGGGGAGTTGGTCCTGTTCGCCGGTGTCCTCGTCCTGCTGCTTCTCGGCCTCCTCGAGGAGCTTGTCCTCCTCCGCGTACGGGTTCTCCTCCTCACCGTCCTTCTTCGGCTTGTCCAGGACGTGGTCGCGCTCGACCTCCATCTCGCCCGCGAAGCCGAGCAGCATCGGGATGGTGGGGAGGAAGACGGACGCGGTCTCGCCGCGCCGCCGCGACCGTACGAAACGGCCGACGGCCTGGGCGAAGAAGAGCGGGGTGGAGATGGTGGTCGCGTAGACCCCGACCGCCAGCCGGGGCACGTCCACCCCCTCCGACACCATGCGGACCGCGACCATCCAGCGGTCGTCGGAGTGGCTGAAGTCCTCGATCCGCTGGGACGCCGCCGCCTCGTCGGAGAGCACGAGCGTCGCCTTGTTGCCGGTGATCTCGCGGATCAGCTTGGCGTACGCACGGGCCGAGTCCTGGTCGGCGGCGATGACGAGCGCCCCCGCGTCCGGGATGCCCTTGCGGACCTCGGACAGCCGCTGGTCGGCGGCGCGCAGCACATTCGGCATCCAGTCGCCGCGCGGATCGAGCGCGGTACGCCACGCCTGGGAGACGGCATCCTTGGTCATCGGCTCGCCGAGCCGCGCCTCGAGCTCGTCGCCCGCCTTGGTGCGCCAGCGCATGTTGCCGCTGTAGGAGAGGAAGATGACGGGGCGCACCACACCGTCGGAGAGCGCGTTGCCGTAGCCGTAGGTGTAGTC contains:
- a CDS encoding DEAD/DEAH box helicase, coding for MSTTAASTSHHLSPAFPGRAPWGTASKLRAWQQGALDKYIQEQPRDFLAVATPGAGKTTFALTLASWLLHHHVVQQVTVVAPTEHLKKQWAEAAARIGIKLDPEYSAGPLSREYHGIAVTYAGVGVRPMLHRNRIEQRKTLVILDEIHHAGDSRSWGEACLEAFEPATRRLALTGTPFRSDTNPIPFVTYEEGNDGIRRSSADYTYGYGNALSDGVVRPVIFLSYSGNMRWRTKAGDELEARLGEPMTKDAVSQAWRTALDPRGDWMPNVLRAADQRLSEVRKGIPDAGALVIAADQDSARAYAKLIREITGNKATLVLSDEAAASQRIEDFSHSDDRWMVAVRMVSEGVDVPRLAVGVYATTISTPLFFAQAVGRFVRSRRRGETASVFLPTIPMLLGFAGEMEVERDHVLDKPKKDGEEENPYAEEDKLLEEAEKQQDEDTGEQDQLPFEALESDAVFDRVLYDGAEFGMQAHPGSDEEQDYLGIPGLLEPDQVQMLLQKRQAKQIAHSRKKPDAEADLLELPAERRPVVTHKELLELRKQLNTLVGAYVHQSGKPHGVIHTELRRVCGGPPSAEATAGQIRERIKKVQEWATRMR
- a CDS encoding S16 family serine protease: MLALLAVAAFAPLPFTVAQPGSTVNVLGADRGKQVISISGSGTRKTTGQLRMTTILATGPDATVRLKDVISGWFATDRAVMPHDSVYVGGTTKEIERHNAEEMRESQSSATSAALGYLHRSPRDVKVTLRLADVGGPSAGLLFSLGVIDKLDGDGRGGDLTGGRTIAGTGTIDAKGKVGAVGGVPLKTQAAKRDGATVFLVPKAECADATAELPKGLRLIPVTTLKGAVTALRALRSGGAVPHC
- a CDS encoding IclR family transcriptional regulator, coding for MTAETSQTLDRGLRVLKLLADTDHGLTVTELSNKLGVNRTVVYRLLATLEQHSLVRRDIGGRARVGLGVLQLGRQVHPLVREAALPALRSLAEDVGATAHLTLVDGTEALAVAVVEPTWTDYHVAYRAGFRHPLDRGAAGRAILAARAGRPDDPGYALTHGELEAGASGAAAPLIGVTGIEGSVGVVMLCDSVPDRVGPRVVDAAREVSDALS